catttttatagattgggTCGGAAGAAGTCTGTCCAACCCAGTTGGAGGAAAACTCTGTCCGATTGTCAAGTTTATACTTTCAGTAGAAGGAAATATGGGGCATAATCCAACTgaattagataaaaaaaaaaagggggaaaaaaattccTACAGAAGGCTAAAGATACAAGATAAGATATATTATGTGTAAAAGGAACTTAATGCTCCCTCAACTCATGTCAATTATAAATCAGAGAGAGATAATCCAACTAACGATGTAACAAATACAATAGCTGAAAGTGATTGACACTTCCCTTCTCATCCCATATATGAACCAAACAGGAAAAATCAAACTTGTAGTAGTAAGGTAGTGAAATAAGCATTACAAagcaaataaacaaaacaacacaaaccaaaccaaacGAAGAGATAGATCCCCCCAGAATTGAATTACAAATGacatatcaaataaaaataagtttcaTATGGCATATATCATCATTCTCAACAAGTACAACACCAATTCAAAAGAGAAAACACGCACCACACAAGCATGCTGTGTTAAGAACCATTTCCGCCAATTCCCTCAAAGACATCACAatacaacaaaagaaaacccgtccacaagtaaaaattttcacttaagaAAACAGAAACACTAAGAAGTACAAATACAAACACTGATTTTGGAATACAATATTAAACTACACAAACTACTTTCCAACCGCTTCAGTTTAACTATACAACAACCATTACCTGAAAAGCAAATCACCACTTCCCCAATCACTTGGAAACCAACAGGATTTCAGGTTTCTTAGCCTTGCTAGGCGTGTTGACATTGGAAGACGCATTGGCATTGGCCGCTGCTGCTGCCTCCACCTTCGCGGTGGAGCGTGCCCGCTTATCAAGCTGAATGAGACTCCGTGTCGCCAAGATCGCCTGCGGAACCAACTCATGCGACGCCCTAGCGTACAAGCTCCTCGCCGCCAAGGCTGCCGCGTCCTTAACATCTTGGGAATTCAACGGAGCCAGCAAGCAATGCCCCAAAATCCTCAACGCCGGTTGCAATAGCTCCCATGGCAGCGGAATTCTCGTCCCATTGGGTTCCGAATCCTCCCCATTTCTCTCAATCACCAATTTCTTGTCCATCTCTTGGGCCACACCCTCAATGGAAATCTCACCATCCGAAAACGACGTACAGTTCTCGAATTCATCTTCATCCTTATCGAACTCTCTTTGACAAGAACAGTCCTGCCCGGCCCACGCCGCAACGGATCGGCAAAACTGGAGCTTGGACCAGCTGGGCATCTGCGAGATCTGCTTGTAATAGCAGTCCAGCGCGACGCCGACGATGCAGGCGCGTTTGGTGGACTTAACGGCGACCTGGGGCTCGAGAGGCGGCGAGAGAACCCCGACGGAGGGTCTtgaattgttgttgttgttgttgttgttggcgAGGCGGCGAGGAGTGTGGTAGAGAGAGGGTTGGGAGAGGTCGGGGATGGAGATGAGGAGGGGCTTGCCGTTGCGGGCCTTGGTCTCGGCGGCGTAGAGTGCGAGCAGTACGGCCTCGAAGCCAGCGAGGGAGGCGGACTCTGAGGAGTGAACGCGAGAGAGGTAAAGGGCGGAGAGGAGAGGCAGGAAGGAGAGGACGACGAGTCGTAGATGGGGGTCGGAGGAGAGGTAGGTGTCGTAGAGCCACTGGCAGAGCGGGTCGGAGCCCGATCCGGAGAGGGGCGCGGAGAGCGCGGAGGACAGAAGGGAGTAGGCGGCGTGGGAGGAGAGCAGAGAGAGAGCGGGGCGGTCGGAGTCGGCGAgggaagagaaggagaaggatgAGGAATCGGAGGAATGGTAGAGGATGGAGGAGAGGGCGTGGATGCGAGAGCGGGCTTTGGAGACGGACTCCCACCAGGAGTGCATGGGGTCGGAGTCGGCGGCGCTGGCGATGGTGGTTgtggtggcggtggtggtgggGGGGTTAggggtggaggaggaggaagaggggGAGGAGGAGGGGGAGTTGGTGGAGTGGTTCGGACGGAAGTCCATGGTTCAGGTTCCGGTCGGACTCCTTGACTTCCAGTCTTCCTCCTCCCACTCTGCTGGCTTTGGCAGAGAATAATTTCAGAAGAATTGGGATAACGGGGAGGGCAAACGCCAAACGTGGATTTTTTGGTAAGAGTAGAAACGGAGCCGTTtccaagatttttattttattttattttatttaaagccGTAATTAAGATAGTTCACGTTTTCAACTTCTCACGCACATTGTGAGTTGGTGTGTCCGCCCGTCACCGTCCTAACGTCAACGCATTATATTTAGAGGGtggtacacatgtacaactcaTCCACCTTTTATcctttatttataataaaaaagttgaTTTTAAGACATCAGAGAcacttttttgtttaaaattaatttttttattgtaaatggaGGATAAAGGGTGGATGTGTAGCACCCCTccttcatcttttttctttctttctttctttctttttttttttttattttaagaaaaatataatttagcccctcaaattactatatttttttagatgacctttcaaactatcaaaatttgCACTCTGACCCTCAAATTATCCAAACTTCTAAAAAATGTCTCTTTTGACGAAATATCTCTATAATACCCATATCAcctgtcatttttcaattttaaaaaataaaaataaactaaaaaataaactaaaattctatttcttaattttatttttaatttttatttaaaaaaagaaaaagaaaaaatatgggtGTTTGGAGTAGCGTTATTTCCCAACCGCGACccgatcttcccgacacccctTTGGTCACTGTCTATTTCTCCGTCAAACACCGATCAAGGTCTTCCACAACAATGATAGACTTGCTAgtcgtttgtaacaaaataaaattcaaattagaatcattcataaccttcgaaagatcaTATTCGCGTTCGGAAAGGCTAGGACGAGTTTGTCGAATTATAGGCGTGCATTGTGCCCAATgacgatgctggaaagaagcaaTAAGTCATCCGGTAGGtcacaatattttttaaaaaaaataaaaaaaaaaatttagtttttttttagttttaaatttttataaattttttttaatcttttaattttttaattttttaattgaaaaatgacacgtgtcaggGTATTATGaagatatttcgccaaaagatgtatttttcaaaaattttagtAGTATGAGAGACCATCCAAAAAAATGATGGTAA
The sequence above is drawn from the Alnus glutinosa chromosome 11, dhAlnGlut1.1, whole genome shotgun sequence genome and encodes:
- the LOC133881675 gene encoding uncharacterized protein LOC133881675, with the protein product MDFRPNHSTNSPSSSPSSSSSTPNPPTTTATTTTIASAADSDPMHSWWESVSKARSRIHALSSILYHSSDSSSFSFSSLADSDRPALSLLSSHAAYSLLSSALSAPLSGSGSDPLCQWLYDTYLSSDPHLRLVVLSFLPLLSALYLSRVHSSESASLAGFEAVLLALYAAETKARNGKPLLISIPDLSQPSLYHTPRRLANNNNNNNNSRPSVGVLSPPLEPQVAVKSTKRACIVGVALDCYYKQISQMPSWSKLQFCRSVAAWAGQDCSCQREFDKDEDEFENCTSFSDGEISIEGVAQEMDKKLVIERNGEDSEPNGTRIPLPWELLQPALRILGHCLLAPLNSQDVKDAAALAARSLYARASHELVPQAILATRSLIQLDKRARSTAKVEAAAAANANASSNVNTPSKAKKPEILLVSK